The Podarcis muralis chromosome Z, rPodMur119.hap1.1, whole genome shotgun sequence DNA segment TGTGTGTGTtccttttaaagtgtgtgtgtgtgcgtgtgtaaatgtgtgtgcgcgcgctcacacacacgcacacatacacacacaccatgcctTGATCCCAGCAGCTAATAGATGTCATCTTAATTTTCCcttcagtttggctccttccaTCCACCCACCCCATTCAGGAGTACAACCttttggtgtttttgtgtgtgacagaTCTTATGCGTCAGATGCAGCTGATCACTCATACCCGGCCAGCCCTAACCATCCTGCCCAGCAGATATTAGCTCCAGCCTCACACCTGTCAGCAGACAACAAAGAGGTCATCCTGGTGGCTAACCAGGCCCAGGAACATGTCTACAGGCCCTCAGCAGCAGGAAGCCGGCAGAACAGTCTCAACCGGGTCCAACAGCCCCATGTACCGCAGCCGTCAGAGACTATGCTAAATGGACCGAGGCCTCAGATAGTCAAGGATTATGGGTATGGATTCCTGCCTGCTTTCCTTCCCCTGTTAGGTGTGGCTTTCTGCTTTCAGAAAGAGAGTTTGGCACTTTCTAAAGCTACCAGGGTATTGATAGTGTAGGAAACTTGTGTAGGAAAGGTGTTGAGAAGCAGAATGCAGTCAGATCCATGGATAGCCAAGGAGCTGGGAAACTTGACCCCCAACCCCTTTCTTTgccattgatttattttttatttttggtatgGCCAAGCTCAAGTTTCCACCCTTTGGTTTCCACATTGGAAAGCAGCTGGTCCAGAGATCAGATGATTACAAGGAATACAGCTGTATTCGTCAATCCTGGGAAACATGAGGAAAATATAAGTATTCCTCTTTTACTACATTTGTTGGAAGATCATATGGGTTTTCCCCATGGTAGGGCAGGCTTGCATTCTGTAAAACCAGCTGGCAACAATATGGTTGCGCAGAGGCTGCTCATTGGTACAGTAATGTGAGTGACAATCTAAATCCTACCAGGACTCCCAAGAGAGAACTTGATTGTATATTCATCACTGTTCATCCCTTCATGTAAATGCCAGCCAGCATCCATTTCGCCCAGCCAGGGAAAGTGCTGGCATCTGAAACAGCATTGAATGCTGCTGGCTTTCTCTGGTGGCCACAAGGGCAAGCTGACTCCGTTAGGCTCAGCAAGAATCCCCTATCATTTCCCTGCATCCTTTACTCACCTAGCTCCTTTTCCCTTGATTAAGTTCTCTCCCAGTTGTTCCTAGTCTTTGTCATTACTCAGTAAATGAATGCTGAAAACTTAGCTTAAGAGCCAACTTCTACCATTCCCATGCTGCTCTTGACCCCCTTTTGCATGGAGGCCCATGGGCAGAATTTACTCCCTCATTGTTAAGTAAGTTGGCATGTAAATTCTtgcaaattatttttttcctcctttggAAGAAGAGGTATCCCCATTGGAAAAATTAAACCATGTGCAAGTCCTTGTAGGATCAATGGCTAAGGGCTGATATGTAATGAGCTTCAAAAGACAGGCTTGAAAAAAGACCAAGGGGGCTGCATAGAAAATATAGAAATGCAATAGGCTGACAACTATAGCTGGATGATCTGTAAAATGTGAAGTAGCACTTCTAGACAAAGGGCTTATCCatacttaccttttgccctgcactTTACAGCAACAGGTCCTTGCTtcaaagctccatgtccaagtgTCCTTTTCCTCTCAGGACTTTCCCCTGCAAAAACCTgttctttaaagctgaagtgcaacaattcaggttttccgtggattgctatttgctctgattcactggtaaagagtgggtttttgcagggaaatctCCGGGGGTGGGGAAGCGGGGAGTTCTCGgatatggagctttaaagtgcagtccatgcctggaaagtgtggaggaaaggtaagtgtgaatgagccctatGTATGCAAACAACGGACTGTCTTTTTCAGGACTATGGACAGCAGACAGCGAGAGAGCAGTTACTTCTCCTATGAGATTTTTGTCTGGAAAGGGATTTTATTGAATTCGCCAGTCAGTTTTTCACCATTCAGATTGTTGTCCAAACAGACACAACTAGTATTAAACATGTATGCCATCTGAGCATGAGATTTGATAGTAGTGAGTACATTTGGGAAGCTCATCTGAATGCTAGTTGtgaggaatcacaggtgggggagagtgctgttgcacgcAGATCCTGCTTGCTGTGAGATCTGTGAGATCAATATGGTGGACTAAATGGCCCTTTGGACTGATTCAGCAGGACTtttctgatgtgtgtgtgtgtgtgtgtgtgtgtgtgtgtgtgtgtgtcattttttattttttaaaatctccttAGATGCTCATGTTAGAAGGTATAGTGGTTAATGATAACCAACGAAATGGTTTTATGCAACCTAATTATTGCATTAattgggaaagggccatagcttagtggtgcaGCATCTGCttaacatgcagaaggtccctggttcattcCCTGGCATTTTTGGAGGAGACTGGAagagtcccctgcctgaaaccctggaaagccacttccaGGCAGCATACATAGCATGCAGTAGCATTTCCTTTTTACCCCTTCTCCAAAAATTAAGAGGTTTTAGTCTAGTTTACTATGGTCCCTCAGTCTTTACTGATTAACTGCTTGCCTAGGATAACAAAAGGTTTTTGCACATCTTGGTGGGTCATGAGTTGGACAAGCTCAGCACAGGAGTTTGTTAGCAACTGGACTTTCTTGCACTAGTACTGGTTGCCATTCTGTATCTGGGTGCCTGCCATGTCTGAGTACTGTGAAAATTCCCATGTATGTGGGACTGTATCTGCTCTAGTTTGCTTACTTGGAGGGAGGAGCTGCCTTTAACCATAGCTCTAGCTCCAAAGTTGTGCAGCAGTTAAGAAGGGCTAAACTTAAAATAGCCTAATTCTGTGACTtgctcatttgtttttgtttccattttattaTACATGCaataaagtaaaacaaaatatCCATAAAGAAATAATCAAACAATTACAGCAGGTTGAAAACAACATAAAGTTGAGCAGTATCATTAAACTTGTTGTTCCTAAAcattacaaaaaaacacaaattctTCCAAAAcctattagaagaagaagaagaagaagaagaagagtttggatttgatatcccgcttttcactccccttcaggagtctcaaagcggctaacattctcctttcccttcctcccccacaacaaacactctgtgaggtgagtgaggctgagagacctcagagaagtgtgactggcccaaggtcacccagcagctgcatgtggaggagcggagacgcgaacccggttccccagattacaaatctaccgctcttaaccactacaccacactggttgatTTATTTAGGTTGATTTATGTGTATTATTTTATAATTAGTTAACTCAATCAACTGTTACTATAGACCAGggtgtgtttcccccccaaaacccttaACATATATTAGGAGATAAAacctcccccctccatttttagCTATCATAATCTTAGCAGTTATAAGGTTGATCACTATTTTTCGATCATTTCCAAAGATAACACCTTCCAGATAACAAAGTAGAAATATTTTCAGTTCTAACAGTGAACAATATTAGAAACATTAGCCTTTTGAAACAGATTTTCAAAATGTTTGTATCTGAGAGAGTTCCAAAAGATGTGTCTGTAATTCACTTTACTTGATCCACGTAATCTAGCATTTATCTGATGCCAACCTATATATTAAGTTTAACTTGTAGTTTTTGTATGTGTGCCATGTTTGATGGGACCATAGTCTGTTTCAAattgtctctttccctttctcgtTTCAGCCCCCAGCAAGTGCCAATGGCCGAGTACTTTGTGCcacctgctccccctccccctcccccggtgATACCCTCCGCTCAAACTGCCTTTGACAGCCCTATCTCTGCCCCTCCCACCATGGCGCCCAgtgcagctgccactgctgctcacTCCTCTTACGCACCTTCCCCTCCACCGGCCCCACCTTGCCCCTACTCTGCTTCTCCCCCTCAGACTGGCCCAATGGGGCCCCCCGTTGCACCTCCGCCCCCTCCCCCTGGACCCCCAACGATTACCACCTCACCAGCTCACTTGGCCTCTCCCCCAGCCATGACTGTTGAACCACGGAAGCCTCAGTTCCCGCTGATACCAATGAGTGATGCCAGGAGCGACCTGCTTGCTGCAATTCGTAGAGGTGAGCACCGGCTTTTTCTGTATGACAATATTCCCTCCCACAAAGAgtccacatttttatttatttgtttgcttttgaagTTCTAAAGGGTAAAAATAAATTGATTGGAAGTCATTAAACAATGCTCATCCAAACAGCATGTACAGGCATCAGTGCTTCCAATAGTACCTTCCATGGTGCCCatgaaaggtctcagtaaatatctCATCCAAATCCACCATTTGTGAGAGGCTGGCTGCTCTTCCgcctcagttcctgtttgcaatgGCTTGACCTCTCGTTCTCCTTAAACAGGAGACTTATAGAGTACTTGTCTTTGTGAGTGAGCATGGTGTATGATGACTGATGTAGATGTATTTTATCCCCTTAATGGGATCCAAGCCCACTCCATTTTGTGGTCATGcctctttttctgctgttttagTTGTGGTAGTCATTTTCTTTTATGCCATGCTCTATGGCGGCTATTTTTGTGGCTGGTGCCCACACCACATTTTCAGAATTCCAAAAGTGCCCAATGGTCCCAAAAGGTTGGCTGCCCTTTAACGAATGCAGAATTAATTAGtatcaaacaaataaaatgactgGGAAGGGATGGAGATTTGTTTTGGCCAGGCCTGTACAAATTGATCACTGTCCCACAATTCCATCTACTCCCACCTTTCCATGGCTAGGAGGAGAAGTGAAGCTCTATTTCCCTCTACAATTGGGGAGGAAGCAATGCCCATTGTTTGTGCTGAATTGTGGAGGGTTCAGTGCAACTGCAAGGGAAATCTCAGTCCAACCTCTGTAGCTCCAAGCTGGAAATGGAAGCTAGAGGTGGATGTCTAGGTAATCAGGCCCTTTGGCACCAGGTGCCAAGACAAGCCCCAGATTTTCCTCTGCCTTCAGCAAGGAAAAATGGGTGGATAATGGCCACTCAAGCTTCCTAACAGCAAAACAAGCCCAGCTCCAAATTTGGAACTAGAGGTTGGTGGGGATCGCCCCTGCTGTTGTGCTGGGCTTCTCGAGGTGatctattcctgcatttcagggtttGGATTTACTGACCCTTTGggtgccttccagctctacagatcTGTTTCTAAGCTCAGTGTTGCTGCTGGGACCCCAGTTGGGACTTGGGAAGGGAACAGGGATTGTCTTTCATGGCTTGGAGTCTCAGTGTGAAGTCAGGTCCCAGCAACACACCTGCTCAGAAGCCAGTCCTCCAAAGTATTTCTTCCTTTGCAAATGCAGGGATTCAACTCCGGAAGGTCCAAGAACAATGGGAGCAAGAGGCAAAGAAAGAGCCAGTGGGCAATGACGTGGCGACAATCCTATCCCGCAGAATCGCCGTTGAGTACAGTGAATCAGATGATGACTCGGAGCTGGACGAGAATGAATGGTCAGATTGAGAAGGGGCAGAGTGCTGCCTTGGGGAGGATTCCCCCAAGTTCTttttgccacctttccacagccaggtgtgtgtgtgtgtgtgaccggGTGCCCCTGCGGGTAAATTCCAGCTGCTGCCAGCAGCTCATGTTCCGTGAGCTTTGCTTTCATGCCATGTTGCACTGTTGAAATTTTTTTAAGGTGGCCTCTTTGTGGGCAAGTGTGCATTAGTGACTTTTGTCttttgaaaaaaatgcatttggtGGTGGTAGACCAACAGTTGACCATTTTTTCCTTCAGGTGTGAGAAATGGCATTTTAGGCTTTGAAAGTCCTGGAAAAgctaaaacaaccaccacaactcACTCCTGGTTTGGTTGTCAGTGTGGTCTATTACAGCTTAAGATATGGTCTCAGAGATAACATGCAGATTGAGGAAGCAGTCAAACACAAGAGACGAAGTTTTAAGCTTATTTAAGCAGATGCACTTTCTATGCTCCTGGGTATGAGTGGGAAGCCTTCTTTCTGTGTAGAGTACTGCCGTGTGGTGTCATGGGTTAGAGGAATGTGCTTTTACATGCTTGTAAAGTTTCCTCTATGGCTTAACATTTTAGAGGCAAGTTCCAGAGAAGTAGCCATGTTAGTCTATTGTGACAAAAGCAACAGAGTTCTGTGGCACTTTAAATTATCATGATGTCAGCTTTCAGGTGTCAAAGGTCACTTCATCACATGCATGGGAAGTCACTTAAGAAGGTACAGAGAGAActaaaacatgttgttgttgctggttaCAAAGTAGGGTTAAAACTGCCAGTCAATACCAGAGCCAATTGAGTGAATATAAGtcattataagaacataagaagagcctgctggatcagaccaatggcccatctggtacAGCATTCTGATCTCAcactggccaatcagatgcttatgggaagcccaaaagcaggacttgagggcaatagcactctgccctcctgtgattcccagtaactggtattcagagtcattATGGTATTAATGATATAGGCAGTTTTACTAAATATAAGGCATTGCAGAACCTAGTAAATGCACCGTGTTAGACAACAACCACTTTATTCTGTCTGTACTAAGGGATAAGAACATGGAAGTGATCATATCATGCATGTGACAAAGTGAACTCTGATCCACTAAAACACCTGTTTAGGCAACCATTCCCCTGAATACAACCTGTGATTTCATTGCTTTaactgttccttttttaaaaaaaacccaccccaactGTGTTTATTGTTATTCTTTTTAATGGTTTAGTGCTTGGGGCTTGAGCGACAATTCTATCTGCACTTTTCTGAAAGCCAGTCCCACTGATTATAGCAGGACTTACTTCAGGGTAAACTCAAATTAGAAAGCACTGCACATGAAGAGTAACTGAAGTTGAATTTATGGCCAGTTCCTTATTAAACACAGCTCCCAAGTTGTGACAAAGTGCTGTTTGCATGTGGCATCACTGTTTGGCCCTTGGCATGgtaaacagaaacaaacaaaaatgaaaggTCAAAATGGTAAAATAGCTTGCTTTGCATAATGTATCCACCTTTCCAAAGTCAGTTTTTCTTGGTTGAGAATCACTGCCAAGTGCCTCCATCTTTCCATTCTGAAACCAGAGGGAAATCTCGGTTTTGTCTTGGGTCTGATGCTCGTAACTTCTGTTCTAAGCATTGCTCAAACATCCGTCTCAATACTTCCCCTTCAGCTTGGGGTTGCAGACAAagggctctcccctccccaaacctcAGCTCAGGGGGCTCAGGTTGGGGCCCCTCTTCTCACCCTTGCCAAAGAGTAGCGGAGCAATCACCGTGGAGTTGGTGGTAGATAGAATTGCGGACCCTCCTCTGTGACATCAGGATAGAAAATGTGGGGGAAATAAGGTGGTGGGCCAGTCAGGTATGGTGTTGGTTGTGTTTGTAAGCTGTTTGGGATTGTTAGCCATTTTAGAGATAAATAGGTAATAATAGAAAACAATTTCCGTAGAATGGTTGGGGCAGTGGGGTTGGGAAGTTACCACTACAGTGTTCAAAGGTTAGCCCTGTGCATTATGTGTCTAGCAAACAACTGGGTGCACTTTAGGGATGATACCTTATGTAACAACATCATAATAAGCTAAGCGTTCCCTGTGATTGGTTATTGTTGTACTGTATTAGTATAGTGGCTTTGATATGAAGCAT contains these protein-coding regions:
- the LOC114589133 gene encoding actin-binding protein WASF3-like isoform X2; its protein translation is MPLVKRNIEPRHLCRGALPDGVTSELECVTNSTLAAIIKQLGSLSRHAEDIFGELFNEANSFYMRMNSLQERVDLLVIKVTQLDSTVEEVSLQDINMRKAFKSSTIQNQQVVSRNSIPNPVMEMYQRCDKPPPLNILTPYRDDKKDGLKFYTDPSYFFNLWKEKMLQATEDKRKEKRRQKEQRLVEDSTREVKKVRKARNRRLEWNMMAYDKEFRPDNRSYASDAADHSYPASPNHPAQQILAPASHLSADNKEVILVANQAQEHVYRPSAAGSRQNSLNRVQQPHVPQPSETMLNGPRPQIVKDYGPQQVPMAEYFVPPAPPPPPPVIPSAQTAFDSPISAPPTMAPSAAATAAHSSYAPSPPPAPPCPYSASPPQTGPMGPPVAPPPPPPGPPTITTSPAHLASPPAMTVEPRKPQFPLIPMSDARSDLLAAIRRGIQLRKVQEQWEQEAKKEPVGNDVATILSRRIAVEYSESDDDSELDENEWSD
- the LOC114589133 gene encoding actin-binding protein WASF3-like isoform X1 → MPLVKRNIEPRHLCRGALPDGVTSELECVTNSTLAAIIKQLGSLSRHAEDIFGELFNEANSFYMRMNSLQERVDLLVIKVTQLDSTVEEVSLQDINMRKAFKSSTIQNQQVVSRNSIPNPVMEMYQRCDKPPPLNILTPYRDDKKDGLKFYTDPSYFFNLWKEKMLQATEDKRKEKRRQKEQRLVEDSTREVKKVRKARNRRLEWNMMAYDKEFRPDNRFSPSPYHMASSEGSLSPDNRSYASDAADHSYPASPNHPAQQILAPASHLSADNKEVILVANQAQEHVYRPSAAGSRQNSLNRVQQPHVPQPSETMLNGPRPQIVKDYGPQQVPMAEYFVPPAPPPPPPVIPSAQTAFDSPISAPPTMAPSAAATAAHSSYAPSPPPAPPCPYSASPPQTGPMGPPVAPPPPPPGPPTITTSPAHLASPPAMTVEPRKPQFPLIPMSDARSDLLAAIRRGIQLRKVQEQWEQEAKKEPVGNDVATILSRRIAVEYSESDDDSELDENEWSD